In a single window of the Subtercola sp. PAMC28395 genome:
- a CDS encoding dihydrofolate reductase family protein, which produces MAGRFVYWMNVSLDLFIDSKPGEHNDLEGPGWVRLSEQLHLEFNARARRLSMMVEGRIVYEMMDPFWPDARTDESLPAYAREFGEIWTDMPKVLVSRTRTTAGHNTRIIGGVGSGVGSGVGDGSGAGGDGLSGGGFSGDGADNAIAQLAELRQRTEGDIGIGGATLATQLLRANLLDELLLFTHPVVLGAGRPLFDTLDQPLAKPLQLDLLEQGNFDRGVTMHRYAIS; this is translated from the coding sequence ATGGCCGGCCGATTCGTGTACTGGATGAATGTCTCGCTCGATCTCTTCATCGACAGCAAGCCGGGCGAACACAACGACCTCGAAGGCCCCGGCTGGGTTCGCCTCAGTGAGCAACTGCACCTCGAGTTCAACGCTCGTGCCCGCCGTCTTTCGATGATGGTGGAAGGCCGGATCGTCTACGAGATGATGGATCCGTTCTGGCCCGACGCGCGCACGGATGAATCGCTTCCTGCCTACGCCCGTGAATTCGGCGAAATCTGGACGGATATGCCCAAAGTGCTCGTCTCGCGCACCCGTACGACTGCTGGGCACAACACCCGCATCATCGGCGGGGTTGGCAGCGGGGTTGGCAGCGGCGTTGGTGACGGCAGCGGCGCTGGTGGCGACGGCTTGAGCGGCGGCGGCTTCAGTGGAGACGGCGCCGACAACGCGATCGCACAGCTTGCCGAGCTGCGTCAGCGGACCGAGGGAGACATCGGCATCGGTGGAGCCACACTGGCCACACAACTACTTCGGGCCAACCTTCTCGATGAGCTGCTGCTTTTCACACACCCCGTTGTACTGGGAGCCGGCAGGCCGCTCTTCGACACGTTGGACCAGCCTCTCGCCAAACCCCTCCAGCTCGACCTCCTCGAACAGGGCAATTTCGACCGCGGCGTGACGATGCATCGGTACGCCATTAGCTGA
- a CDS encoding DUF4287 domain-containing protein, whose translation MTEEASAAIKGPASYFPSIEKKYGHPMQYWFDLVDHAPVSKHMEIVAWLKTEHGMGHGHANAVVGYVRALPGSEPHTE comes from the coding sequence ATGACAGAAGAAGCGTCAGCAGCAATAAAGGGGCCGGCCAGCTACTTCCCATCGATCGAGAAGAAGTACGGGCACCCGATGCAGTACTGGTTCGACCTCGTCGACCACGCTCCTGTCTCCAAGCACATGGAGATCGTCGCGTGGCTCAAGACCGAGCATGGCATGGGGCACGGCCACGCCAATGCTGTCGTCGGCTACGTCAGGGCGTTGCCGGGGAGTGAACCTCATACCGAATGA